One genomic segment of Chiloscyllium punctatum isolate Juve2018m chromosome 32, sChiPun1.3, whole genome shotgun sequence includes these proteins:
- the chrm2a gene encoding muscarinic acetylcholine receptor M2a: MANSTERNESLSNLTDIFDTERGSSYKTVEVVFIVIVAGSLSLVTIIGNILVMVSIKVNRHLQTINNYFIFSLACADLIIGVFSMNLYTIYIVIGYWPMGPVVCDLWLALDYVVSNASVMNLLIISFDRYFCVTKPLSYPVKRTTKMAGMMIAAAWVLSFILWAPAILFWQFIVGGRTVSEGECYVQFFSNPAVTFGTAIAAFYLPVIIMTILYVHISRASKSRIKKDKKETESNKGTISPSLVKGKIIKPNNNNITNAPDGLPHCKMQNGQITGDVTTDNCGPGEEKELSNESTSLSVVPSNQKEEGVIQESRSISTTQSRFKMDNSKLSCIKIVSNSQKRDYCGTTVEIVPGSSNKNGNDREIRTAHKIIKMTKTPAKKKKVAVTREKKVTRTILAILLAFIITWTPYNVMVLINTFCSICVPNTVWTIGYWLCYINSTINPACYALCNTTFKKTFKHLLLCQYKNIGATR, translated from the coding sequence ATGGCGAATTCAACAGAGCGAAATGAATCTCTCAGCAACCTAACAGACATCTTTGATACTGAAAGAGGGAGCTCTTACAAAACAGTTGAAGTGGTCTTCATTGTAATTGTGGCCGGATCTTTAAGCTTGGTGACCATCATTGGAAACATTCTAGTCATGGTTTCTATCAAAGTAAACAGACATTTACAAACTATTAACAActattttattttcagtttagCCTGTGCTGATTTGATTATTGGGGTATTCTCTATGAACCTATACACCATTTACATTGTAATTGGCTACTGGCCTATGGGCCCTGTAGTATGTGATTTATGGCTTGCTCTAGATTATGTTGTCAGTAATGCCTCTGTCATGAATCTCCTTATCATCAGCTTTGACCGGTACTTCTGTGTAACAAAGCCCCTTAGTTACCCCGTGAAGAGAACAACTAAAATGGCAGGTATGATGATCGCAGCTGCTTGGGTGCTGTCCTTTATCCTGTGGGCTCCTGCTATTCTCTTCTGGCAGTTCATCGTAGGGGGGCGAACGGTTAGTGAGGGTGAATGTTATGTACAGTTCTTCTCAAATCCAGCTGTCACTTTTGGCACTGCTATAGCTGCCTTTTATCTTCCCGTTATTATAATGACGATTTTGTATGTACACATATCTCGCGCCAGCAAGAGTCGAATTAAGAAGGATAAGAAGGAAACAGAATCAAACAAGGGCACCATTTCTCCTAGTCTAGTAAAAGGCAAAATAATAAAACCAAATAATAACAACATAACAAATGCTCCTGATGGGTTGCCACACTGCAAAATGCAAAATGGTCAAATAACTGGTGATGTAACAACGGATAATTGTGGCCCAGGAGAGGAGAAGGAGCTCTCCAATGAGTCAACTTCACTCAGTGTGGTCCCATCAAACCAGAAGGAGGAAGGAGTGATCCAAGAGAGCAGAAGCATCTCTACTACGCAAAGCCGTTTCAAGATGGACAACTCCAAACTCTCTTGCATAAAGATAGTCAGCAATTCTCAAAAACGTGACTACTGTGGCACCACAGTAGAAATAGTGCCAGGTAGCAGCAACAAGAATGGGAATGACAGAGAGATCAGAACAGCTCATAAGATCATTAAAATGACCAAAACCCCTGCAAAGAAGAAGAAGGTCGCTGTAACCCGAGAGAAAAAGGTGACTAGAACCATCCTGGCTATTCTCTTGGCATTTATCATCACCTGGACCCCATATAATGTCATGGTGCTCATTAACACCTTCTGTTCAATCTGTGTCCCCAACACAGTCTGGACTATTGGATACTGGCTCTGTTACATCAACAGTACAATCAACCCAGCCTGCTACGCACTGTGTAATACTACGTTCAAGAAAACCTTCAAACACCTTCTCTTGTGTCAGTACAAGAACATAGGTGCAACTAGATAA